The Pan troglodytes isolate AG18354 chromosome 6, NHGRI_mPanTro3-v2.0_pri, whole genome shotgun sequence genomic sequence CATGGGAAGGGTGCAGAATGAATGTATGAACAGCTGAATGCAGGCTGAAAGGTTGATGACAATGGAATTGAGACTGTGTGTTTTTGACTCAGAGAGGCCAAAGGCTTAACATTACTTAAGAGAGAGGTGAAGTTCATGGCATCTGGCCAAGTTTCCGTTGAGGGTCAGAGGAAGATTTCTGCACACCCTCTTCCCCATCCCTTATATTAGAAAGGGGCAGTgggacacaaaaataaatttgcatttgGAGCACACTTCATGAGTCATGCAGTTGTATTTTATACCCACTGCAGGATGAAAGCAGACCTCCCAGGCCTGCATGAAGCTGGCTTTTGGGTCTGATGTAGAAAATGGAAGCTGCTCTGATTAATAAACATGGATGGTGGGGAATGGGATGTTGTGGGATCCAGCAGGGCTGATTCTGGGGGAAGCAAGACAGGCTGCATGATATGCAGGGTCCAGTGCAAAATATAAACGTGGGGCCCCTTGAAATACTTAAGAAATTCAAGACAGTGACAGCAGAGCACTGAGCCAAGTGTGGGGCTTTGTGTGACTGCAGGGACTGCACACCCATGAAGCCACTCTGGAGTGAGTAACAGAGGTCAGAGAGGAGGGGAACTTGCCAGGGGTCCAGTTAATGAGAGAGCCGGAAGAGGCCTGATGGAGACTTTCCCAGTGAAATGCTGCACCATGTGATCCCGCAAATTCTCTGCAAAATCGCAAGCTCCACATTGAGTTACGTGAATGGGGTTCTTATGGAAGCTGGTGAAGAAGCCGGTGTGGTGGTACAGCAGAATAAGCCAagcagatgaggggacagccaaCACTTGGCTATTCAGCTAACATTTCTCATAAATTAGGGGCTTAGGTAAAGAATCCATTTCTATGACAAGAAATTTCCCCGTGTCACGTAAAAATCTCGCGGGACCAGGTGATCTTTTATTTATTAGTGTAGCAGGACGTTGCAGGAtactctctctgtcactcagaatTGGCAACTGGGGACCACATCTGGAGGTGTACAGAGAGGCTAAATACTTTAGCAGAGATGCTGAGCAAAGAGAACCATGGATGGCAAGAGCCAGACACCTGCTTGTGGTTTGCTAAGACCTGGCAGAGCCACAGCAGCCCTCCCTGTCTTGGCTGTGCCCTTCCAACATGTGCAGTTATGAGGGTTTGCCTTGGAGGGGGCCTGCTGCAGCTCCTGCTCCCCCAGGAAGCCAAGTAAGAGGCATTCCTAGAAAACCACTTCTAGAGTATGGGGTTTTGACAGGCGCACTGCATGCTACTTCTTACTGGCTGCTTGCTTAGGCAGTAGACTTATGACCTGCCTGCCCCCTCCTAAACAGGGGCAGAGGGGTGGAGACAATGGGGGGCAGTGGAGGGGCAGCCTGCAGTCCGCCCTTGGTCTGGCTGGGAGGATGTCTGCATTTTCTATGCTTCAAGCGGTCGCTGGGAGGGTAGCTGGCTTGAGCCTTTCTGTCTGGCAGTAAAAACTATGGGGAGAACAGATGAGACGGGGGTAGTTGGAAGAGATCAAGTAGCATCCAGAGCCCCCAGGTAGGTGACCTGTGTGAAGGCCCCTGCAAGTCTTCCTGAAGAACGCTCCTGTAGAAGCAGCAACTTTATATAGAGAGGAGGAGACCACTTCTCTTGACCACCCCCACCATCCCAATTCCTCCCTTGCTCTGGAGAAGATAGGAGGGGAGATTGTTTTTCAGAGCCTACCTTGTTCCCTCCCAGCACCCTACCTCTGACGTGAGAAAggggaggaagacagaaagagcaGACCTGCCCCTTTCCCACTTTAGGCCCTTCCACCAGCCCAGCCAGCCATGGAGGTGGGTGGGGACACTTTATTTTTGGATATGAGATTGGAGTCTTCAACTGGACTTGACGAAGGTTTTTAATATCAGGAAGTGACCGAGGGAGTTATGCAGTATGTCTAGGGTATCATTAAGGGACCTTTAATCAGCAGGGGTGGGAGATTCAACACAGCCCAGCGGGGGgcacaatgggagaaaaataaaaccatttcctGTGTGCACCCAGTGGAGTTGAGACTGTTCAATAAACTAGCTATATCTGATTAAGGACTTCATATCCTTAGGATTAAAGGCAAGTCACTGCATTTGTGTTGTGGTGTACTGAATTTATAAATTCTTAGTTGAGGAATAGCCAGATCTTTTTGCAAATCAAAAACTTGAAATGTTAAATGAGGAGGAAAGAAACTCACTAGAGGCAAATTTCTGGATGTAGATAGAGGAGACACTAAAAGAGGTAACTCAtagttgcctttttcttttctccgtAAAGtctgagagtttttattttgtagttttacaCAGACATTTACATTTCAATTGATCACAGATTCATTAACATTTGACACGATAGAAAGGGTGTACAGAAACATGTTTGTAAGTGATTTTTAATCCTTGTTCACTTATTTGTCAACCATGTTATTctggcaaattatttaatttccatcatAATGTTTTTCAGGGTGctcttctgtttaattttttttattaagcgTAACTGTGTCAATGATTTTTATATAGGGTAGTGAGGAGggtcctctgtctctctctctctctccattatcAGAGATTTCTAAAGCATTTGCAATGCTTTTTTTTATTCAGACAAAAATCATTTTAACTTTACATAACaaatatgctttaattttttttacaacttTCAAGATACTATTATAGCTGTACTGACACGGAAAAATTGCCGTTGATGATCCGTAGCTGATGAAGTGTATGTAGCTACTCTTCCGTGTGATCTTCGCTATAGAGCCATTTGTAGATTACAGGCCACAGCTTTAGGGACAGGCTCcaggtttcttatttttcttgtttcaatTCTGCATCATCTATTTTCTTGAATAGCAGTCTCCTAAAATGTAAGCAGTATAAAATGTTCTCACCCATCAGAACAACAGCATGCAAGAGTGTATACACATACAAGCCATAGTCCTAACTGCCTAATTATACTTGAGTTGAATTGTGTTGCACTTGAAATGAGTGAGATATTGGGGGGATGCTGAATCTGTGATGGGCAATCAGTCCCAAACACTTATCATTGAttcatctctctccctccacaccgCCCCACTCCCAACATCTGATTAGCTGTCAATTCTGCCTCTGTATAACATCCCACAACCTCAGCAGAAATGTCAGCGGTTCTCCCTCTCCTGATGAATGACGCCCCAAGTCCTTGTCCGGGTCCTCAATATCTGCGCTCTCTGCTCTTACTCTAACGGTCTAgacttctttcctctcttcttcgcATACTTTTTGCTCTTGCCAAAGGGCGCCTCGGCTGTTCTTGGCTCACCTTGCTTTAGTGCCTAAAAACGACCTCCCTCTTCTCACCAGTCTCCGAATGTTCAAGAGAAAGCTGCTTTTGAAAGGCAGGTTTCCACATACAGAAacactctctttttttctgacccTCTGCAGGACCTTATTAGTGCCTCTCTTATTTCATTTATCCTGTCAGATATTGAGGGCTTACTATGTGGTAGACACAGTTCTTAGGCCCTGGGGATATGGCAGTGGACAAAAATTATGGGATTTGTAAGACTGAAATTCTAATAAAGGCAATGGACCCTAAACATATGTCAGATGGGGATAAGTACCAtggaaaagaacaaacctggagtgTCCTGAGAAGGTCTCTCAGATAAGGTGACACAATCTGCCGCTGTACTTTCTTCAGGTCTTAACTAAAGCATCATGTTCtacttcatataaaaaaaattttttttaagcataCGCTCTCTACTATAAAAGAACAGGTAGGtagcttattaatttttaaatcttacatTCTGATGTGTACATAGGagataatacatatttcttaatataaataaTGATTATAACTGAGTTTATAAGATGAGATCCagataaaagaaaacactttGATTAAAAGTTAGGAAAGAAAACCTGCTGCATTTGAGACCTAGATTATTGAGATGGGGTCCTTTGCACCTGAACAACTCTCTCCCATGAGACTTTTTATGTGGGAGAGGTCCAGCGTTTAGACAATATACTGTCATTGCATGGACTTAGTGAGCAGCTATAGGATAAGGAGATTGATGCTTATATGTGGCTTAGGGGAAGCCATCCTATGATTTTATACCTTGAGCCATGCTTATTATACCTGGCCTTCTATAGTTCCCAATTTACAGGTATTTAGTTCCTTGTGTCTTTGCCTCTCTCTCCTGCTAGGAAACTTACTGTCTTAGAAACTTATGTTGAAAAGATGTagtcatttttaaagtttctagaCCACCTCTATATAACTGCCCATGCACTTTGACTGGTTTTCAGGTATTTACCTTGACTGTTTTTGATCGGGATTCTGGATTTCTTGGTGCTGGCAGGTCATGGAGTAAAATAAGTCATTGGCACATGGTGAACGCATGGATCCTTGACACAAATCACTCAGCATCCTGCAGACACTTTTGGCTGTTGTTGTTCTCCCAAACCTTTGGGGCAGGTTAGGAACACGTCTCACGAGGCTCACCTCCATATTTCTTCCAGATCTCAGAGGCAGGTTGGCTGTTGCTCCAGCACTTCTTTCTTCTTGTACGTTCCTCCCAAATCTCAATGGCAAGTTGGCGAAGGAGTGTGGCATTTTATTGACTGCAGGTGTACTcatcttaataacattttttggTCCCCAATCTTTTAATTCCTCAAAATTGAGGCTTCTTTCCCCTTTTGGGTATCCTCTAGGCTATAATTAGAAATGACCATTACAATAACATACTGTTGTTATAAGCAACAGATTTAAACCCCCAATTAACTTAAATCTAGACTTTAATCTGCAGAATTGTTAAAGCTATAAACAAAGTTTGTGTTCATATGTGcagaattttttaatgatttgtaTTAAGCTTTTTAAAGCAATCTAGTTTCTCTGTCCCTAGACTATTGTAAGACaaccataaaatatttatgaaatatatatagtgAATACAGCAATGAGTTCAAGCAGCAGGAACGTAATGAAGTACTGAAATATGGCAAAAGTTTATTTTACTGCAGTTattctcttttggtttttttgattCATGTTgtttatggaatattttatatatttttataatttgattttagaGAAAACTCTCACtcatttttcatgtttctctttaAAGGCCAAAGTGGCACATGGAAACACGGTACATCGAAACAGAGATGCTGGCCAGGTTTTGGGGTATAGTTGTAGAAGGCccagtgaatttcttttttattccatctTACTCAGGGTTCCACTCTAAAGCTTTCTCAAGAAACcgattgcatttttattagaatataaaatacatttttagcaaAGAACTCATTGGTTTATGGGTTACTGCATCACAAATATGCCAGCTTTGTAGGAACCATCTCAAAGACAGAGAATATTTAATTAGATTTAGTCTTTACCATAGGAGCTTGTCcatatggaaatttttaaatgattgttttcTGATTATCCCTTGAGTAAAATGAGTATACACACTAATTTTAGCAGATTTGGAAAAcgcataaaagaaaataaaaacaatttgcaATTTTACCATCTACAGGTAAACACTTTACTAAGATATAGATTTAGTACACATTGGCCAGTTTGTAATTGCTAAGCCCAAAAGAaacgtgttttttgtttgtttgtttgtagtttaAAACAATTTGAATGTCCAGCTGAAATGTATCCAAATCTTATTTCTGCCAACCATTTATTACAAATATGCACTTGTGAGTTGATTGAAAATTATTAATGCGCTGTATGCTTGCTAAGTACCATACTCACCAGTACAATTGTCATGACAGAGGCCAGCCTGATTGCTGTCGTGCTAAATAAACAAGTTACATTTATACATTGTCAGAGGAAGGCTGAAATTTCACAAAAAAACAGAGTACACACCAACTTACTTCTTAGTCTTTACAAAATCATTAGACTTAGGATTAATATTATGTAATTAATGCTACTCACATtagagagatttaaaaaactTACCTCAGAATATTTGTCATAATTTTCTTTGCTGTGAAGATTGGACATCATTAATTCATCTGCACAAAAAATGTTTGATGTTAACAAGCTTGAAGTGGCTAAAGTCAATAAAACGAATAGTTTTGatgaaataatttccattttgtcTAAATCTAAAATTAAGTCTCTATGTGCAGCCCAATGTTtatgagaggagaaaaaaattgtgGTGTTTTTATATCGtctaaaaacaaaggaaagttttttttaaacagtgaaatcaaTCTCACACATTTTAAGTACTAATATTAATTAGAGTGTACAACAAAAATATGCATGTAAGGAATGTGAATAATTCATTCTGGGAAGACAGCAATGTTTGTGCTTGCAAATTCAttaactttgaaaataattttcctcaTTATAAAAGAGCTTCTAATTAGGTAAGTTTGGGGGGATAGTAATTAAGATTCCAAACAAACAGAATGCTTCATTTCTCTAAGCTTAAacaaaaagtattttgtttttggtgtttgtgTCAATTCttgagggaaggaaaaggaagtatTCAATCCATGctagctatgttttttttttttttaatctgcacaAAAGAGTTAGGCGtagtattttcaaaatgtcaAGCAAAATtaagaatgtgaaaaaaattataatatcccAACAAAATGCCATGAATTAGTTTTTTTGTAAAATGCTGTTTGGTTATTAAAAAGCTTCAGGGGTCAATGTTAGCCGTAACATGAAGGATGTGTATATGAGCAAATACTTGATAGGCATTTTGACAAACTGGCGTCTCAGAGAAGCTGGAGGCAGTCAGGCCCTCTGTATTTGCTCTATGGGTCTTATTTGGTAAAGCTGTGTCAATCACCAAAATTTTCTATCAAGATGCTGCATCCTACCTTCCCTCTCAAAGTCCTTAGGGAGACTAGCAGGGGCTTGGTAAGTCATACACATGCTAACTCTGTTGGTCCCAGGACACATATTATTTAGGTAATCGCGTATTGCCAAAGGTGTGCTGTCATCATGACATTAAAAGAGAATTTACAGAAATAAATGCGCATTTACTGAAATGCCAAAGCAAATCTCTTTTGGAGCAGCTGACTGTTCTTAAATATCTGCCTTATCACTAGATTGCCTGGGTTCTAGAGACACCTTTACTTGTTCCCACCAGTCCCTTCAGCCCTTTCAGGAGAAAAAGACTTGCATGGATTTCCAACAGTCCAGCTACTTCTAGACACAGACAGTTAGAGGTAATTCACAAAGAGTTGTAAAATTGCTCTGTTGTGTCTAGAACTGTGCCACCTCTCACCTCTCTCACCAACCTACCGTATGTAATTTGAGACGTGAGATGGCAGAAGTGAAGATCTTTCTTCATATTGATCTCCAAAACAAGCCAGAAAGTTGAAAAACCACAGTGGGTGAACTCTTGTGATACAAACTTGCCTATGGTCTCTCTTAAGGCATTTGACATCATTGGCttcatttgttttggtttgtaGTAGCCAAGAACCCCACAGTAGGAGGCAATTAATTCAATTCATAGTCTATTGTTAATTTTGTAATGCCATTATTGGATTATTTGGGTTTAATTTCCCTGAGGATTTAATACATTTCTCTTCCAAATTGTTCTTTTGCAAACTGCTGATggaatttctttgtgtgtgtgtgtgtgtgtgtgtgtgtgtgtatgtgtgtgtagtcaGTAGACCCAAACTTCtgagaaatgaatgaatcaagGGGCAAGTTTTGTTGACTGAATTCACACCCCAGAAAAAGCAGAAGGCATCAGCCTGagtctttttcaaaatgtatttttatctagttgtcattttcaaataaaatgcaaattaagcaGCTCACCAGTTTTCAGTGCTGCTGCTAATGGGTGTTGGCAGATCCATTAGAGTTTTCCTGATGACAATCAGCATCCACATATGACTTAATTGCTCCCTGCCTCCACCAGGTTAGGCCTCCACGTCTGGAAGGTAATTAGAATTATCTTATTAATATAGGGCTTGGGCCAGGcacgtggctcatgtctgtaatcccagcactttgggaggccgaggcgggcagatcacctgaggtcaggagttcaagactagcctggccaacatgctgaaactccatctctactaaaaatacaaaaattagccaggaa encodes the following:
- the NPVF gene encoding pro-FMRFamide-related neuropeptide VF produces the protein MEIISSKLFVLLTLATSSLLTSNIFCADELMMSNLHSKENYDKYSEPRGYPKGERSLNFEELKDWGPKNVIKMSTPAVNKMPHSFANLPLRFGRNVQEERSAGATANLPLRSGRNMEVSLVRRVPNLPQRFGRTTTAKSVCRMLSDLCQGSMRSPCANDLFYSMTCQHQEIQNPDQKQSRRLLFKKIDDAELKQEK